The Candidatus Thermoplasmatota archaeon genome has a segment encoding these proteins:
- a CDS encoding aldehyde ferredoxin oxidoreductase C-terminal domain-containing protein has product PHLVDFAIVADLARLTCGLDLSREDVVQIGKNVLDAERLFNTREGVTRADDTLPKRYFDDPMPLRMAAGHRIEREGFGKMLEEYYALRGWTKDGMLGKERKSEIEGWLAALA; this is encoded by the coding sequence GCCCGCACCTCGTCGACTTCGCCATCGTGGCCGACCTTGCGCGGCTCACCTGCGGGCTCGATCTGTCCCGCGAGGACGTCGTGCAGATCGGCAAGAACGTGCTCGACGCCGAGCGCCTGTTCAACACGCGCGAGGGCGTCACGCGCGCCGACGACACGCTGCCCAAGCGCTACTTCGACGACCCCATGCCCCTTCGCATGGCCGCGGGCCACCGCATCGAGCGCGAAGGCTTCGGGAAGATGCTCGAGGAGTACTACGCGCTGCGCGGATGGACGAAGGACGGGATGCTCGGGAAGGAGCGGAAGAGCGAGATCGAAGGATGGCTGGCGGCGTTGGCGTAG
- a CDS encoding phosphatase PAP2 family protein — protein sequence MTRTSVAAVVACLALAGCSVPDAERSDGGPAREERPPWDSSVAAWAPFVARSGIAAPTTPSPGSWEDDADRKGLAVALTQRSALGPLIARWNPDRATEPWTELALDMIAKYKPSPPAASRALALVHVAMHDALVAVAQQKLAHDRLAPALKDAGIAPLAPLEARSSFPSEYTAVAGAAAGVLQRLFPGQGLEYFPRHAEDAARSRVAAGVNWPSDVQAGLAIGRAVAEQVMERARHDGAGLSPPATVPQDMCAWQPTPPSFIDVPLEPGWGEVRPWFLARGDQVRPAPPPSCDSGEFRAQMWDLYHALRSRTPREDAIAFYWADGPDTVSAPGHWNTIALHLAATNALSTAQTARMFAYLNAALHDAAVAVWDAKYHYWTLRPVTWIQQHVDPDFRTPLVAPPFPAYPSGHAGYSGAASAVLAHFLPEESAFVRALASEAALSRFYAGVHVRADNEVGLAMGERVGALAVAAAAADGGWRGSLSGPTAIRLYEPATTPRWAPPPSSR from the coding sequence ATGACGCGCACAAGCGTGGCGGCCGTGGTGGCTTGCCTTGCGCTCGCCGGTTGCTCGGTTCCCGACGCCGAGCGGTCCGACGGCGGACCGGCGCGAGAGGAGCGTCCGCCCTGGGATTCGTCGGTCGCCGCATGGGCGCCATTTGTCGCGCGGAGCGGGATCGCCGCGCCCACGACCCCCTCGCCGGGAAGCTGGGAGGACGACGCGGATCGAAAAGGGCTTGCCGTCGCGCTCACCCAGCGATCGGCCTTGGGACCTCTCATCGCCCGCTGGAACCCCGACCGGGCCACCGAGCCCTGGACGGAGCTTGCGCTTGACATGATCGCCAAGTACAAGCCGTCGCCCCCGGCGGCCTCGCGGGCTCTCGCGCTCGTGCACGTGGCCATGCACGACGCACTCGTCGCCGTCGCGCAGCAGAAGCTTGCGCACGACCGTCTTGCTCCGGCGCTGAAGGACGCGGGCATCGCGCCCCTGGCGCCGCTGGAAGCCCGCTCGTCGTTTCCGAGCGAATACACGGCCGTGGCCGGCGCCGCGGCGGGCGTCCTTCAGAGGCTGTTCCCGGGACAGGGCCTCGAATACTTCCCGCGGCACGCCGAGGACGCCGCGCGCTCGCGGGTGGCCGCCGGCGTCAACTGGCCCTCGGACGTCCAGGCGGGACTTGCGATCGGGCGCGCGGTCGCAGAACAGGTGATGGAGCGGGCGCGGCACGATGGCGCCGGCCTCTCCCCGCCGGCGACCGTGCCCCAGGACATGTGCGCGTGGCAGCCCACGCCTCCATCCTTCATCGACGTTCCCCTCGAGCCGGGGTGGGGCGAGGTGCGGCCTTGGTTCCTTGCGCGGGGCGACCAGGTCCGGCCGGCGCCTCCCCCATCGTGCGACTCGGGCGAGTTCCGGGCGCAGATGTGGGATCTCTACCACGCCCTGCGCAGCCGCACGCCGCGCGAGGACGCGATCGCCTTCTATTGGGCCGACGGGCCCGACACGGTCTCGGCGCCGGGACACTGGAACACGATCGCGCTGCACCTTGCGGCGACGAACGCCCTCTCCACGGCGCAGACGGCACGGATGTTCGCGTACCTCAACGCGGCCCTGCACGACGCGGCCGTGGCCGTGTGGGACGCGAAGTACCACTACTGGACGCTCCGGCCCGTCACGTGGATCCAGCAGCACGTCGACCCCGACTTCCGGACGCCGCTTGTGGCGCCCCCGTTCCCGGCGTACCCCTCCGGGCACGCCGGCTACTCGGGCGCCGCCTCGGCCGTGCTGGCCCACTTCTTGCCCGAGGAATCCGCCTTCGTGCGCGCGCTTGCCTCCGAGGCCGCCCTCTCGCGCTTCTACGCTGGCGTGCACGTGCGCGCGGACAACGAGGTGGGATTGGCCATGGGCGAGCGCGTGGGCGCGCTCGCCGTGGCGGCGGCCGCGGCCGACGGCGGATGGCGCGGCAGCCTGTCGGGCCCCACCGCGATCCGTCTCTACGAGCCGGCGACCACGCCGCGCTGGGCGCCACCGCCTTCGTCCCGGTAG